A genomic stretch from Kovacikia minuta CCNUW1 includes:
- a CDS encoding S-layer homology domain-containing protein, which produces MPSQIQTHSTDTPEIVQRPVRRRQGNPILAILLLIALIGLILEYFGALNLIPNFGRRGKPAITLGLWKPAQLTDVAQGNWASPYVQDLTQKGIVRGYPDGKFRPNEPVTRAEFATMLQVAFNSTPTPSLVRLMGAFFDPQVVSANGGFRDVSSDYWAASAIADVKAKGFLSGFPDDEFRPEQPISKANALVAIANSLGLKRNTATNAPLWFYRDAAQIPAYAKDQIVAATEAGIQLRQSQPPLLRPNQALTRAEAAALLDQALEQAQ; this is translated from the coding sequence ATGCCTTCCCAAATCCAAACACACTCTACCGATACTCCAGAAATTGTCCAGCGTCCAGTGCGGCGAAGACAGGGAAATCCTATTCTGGCAATACTACTGTTGATCGCCCTGATTGGTCTCATCCTGGAATACTTCGGGGCACTGAACCTGATCCCAAACTTTGGGCGTAGAGGTAAGCCTGCTATTACACTCGGTCTATGGAAGCCCGCTCAGCTTACAGATGTTGCTCAAGGCAACTGGGCGAGTCCCTACGTCCAAGACCTAACACAGAAAGGTATCGTTAGAGGCTACCCGGATGGTAAGTTTCGACCGAATGAGCCTGTTACTCGTGCCGAGTTTGCCACAATGCTGCAAGTGGCGTTCAATTCAACACCCACCCCATCATTAGTGCGATTGATGGGAGCGTTTTTTGATCCTCAAGTAGTGTCAGCAAATGGTGGGTTTAGAGATGTTTCATCTGATTATTGGGCAGCATCCGCGATCGCAGACGTGAAAGCAAAGGGGTTCCTGAGTGGTTTTCCGGATGATGAATTTCGACCGGAACAACCGATTTCCAAAGCTAATGCGCTGGTGGCGATCGCAAACAGTCTGGGCTTAAAGCGAAACACTGCGACGAACGCTCCGCTCTGGTTTTACAGAGACGCCGCCCAAATCCCCGCTTATGCAAAAGATCAAATTGTGGCAGCTACTGAAGCAGGCATTCAGCTACGTCAGTCACAGCCACCCTTGCTTCGACCCAATCAAGCCCTGACGCGTGCTGAGGCAGCAGCCTTGCTTGATCAAGCACTAGAACAGGCGCAGTAG
- a CDS encoding cation:proton antiporter, producing MAIESTVGEMAIDTNLKQFVLVLCVSLAVATLPQIVTWLRRIPYTLLLVIVGLGLASLDVRLVNLSPALILSIFLPPLVFEAAWNLQWARLKRDLVPICLLAIAGVLISIAGIAIGLNQLVGLSLPTALLIGASLSATDPVSVVALFRALGVDKRLSTLMEGESLFNDGMAIVAFSFLLAFALGTANFQVQSILMQFFSVVGIGIGVGCLIGFGLSYLTQRFDLPLVEQSLTLVSAYGTYLLVEDLGGSGVIGVVTTGLILGNFGSRIGMNPRTRVIVTEFWDFLAFFVNSIVFLLIGDQIRFAILGRNLGVIAATVGAMLLTRAISVYGLGWISNRITQADISMPDQTVLWWGGLRGSVSIALALSIPAVLPDREGIIATVFGAVLFTLLIQGLTIPPLLKQLNLLGNQPIRQHYEELIAHQVALNRVLNHLTQAEQLAGIEPEFYRYQETLVKGELARLKREIEQLQDDYPNLQHFVVEQFREELLAIEATTYAELVRAGRLNQELAPLLQTVLTDDRDQL from the coding sequence TGTTACCTGGCTTCGTAGAATCCCCTACACATTGCTACTCGTGATTGTGGGATTAGGGTTGGCTTCGCTCGATGTGCGACTGGTCAATCTCTCGCCTGCCTTAATTCTTTCGATTTTTCTACCACCTCTAGTCTTTGAAGCAGCCTGGAATTTGCAATGGGCGCGGCTCAAGCGGGATCTGGTACCAATCTGCCTCCTGGCCATCGCAGGCGTTCTCATTTCCATTGCTGGGATTGCGATCGGTCTGAATCAGCTTGTGGGACTCTCCTTACCCACCGCTTTGCTGATTGGAGCCAGTCTGTCTGCCACCGATCCTGTCTCGGTCGTTGCCCTCTTTCGAGCCTTAGGCGTCGATAAACGGCTTTCGACTTTGATGGAGGGAGAAAGTTTATTTAATGATGGGATGGCGATCGTTGCCTTCAGCTTCCTGCTAGCTTTCGCGCTTGGAACAGCGAATTTTCAGGTTCAGTCAATTCTCATGCAATTCTTTTCAGTGGTCGGTATTGGCATCGGCGTTGGCTGTTTGATTGGGTTTGGGCTGTCGTACCTGACCCAGCGGTTTGACCTGCCACTGGTAGAACAGTCCCTCACCTTAGTCTCTGCCTACGGCACCTATCTCCTGGTCGAAGATCTGGGCGGGTCAGGCGTGATTGGGGTCGTCACCACTGGTTTGATTTTGGGGAACTTTGGCTCTCGCATTGGGATGAATCCCCGCACCCGGGTTATCGTAACAGAGTTTTGGGATTTTCTCGCGTTTTTTGTCAATTCCATTGTGTTTCTGCTCATTGGTGACCAGATTCGCTTTGCCATTTTAGGCCGTAATTTAGGCGTGATCGCCGCCACTGTTGGAGCGATGTTGTTGACCCGCGCGATCTCTGTATACGGGTTGGGCTGGATTAGCAACCGCATCACACAAGCAGATATCTCCATGCCTGACCAGACCGTGCTCTGGTGGGGTGGTTTGCGCGGTTCTGTGTCGATCGCGCTTGCCTTGAGCATTCCGGCTGTTTTACCCGATCGGGAAGGCATTATTGCCACCGTATTTGGGGCTGTCCTCTTCACGCTCTTGATCCAGGGGTTAACGATTCCACCACTGTTAAAACAGCTCAATCTACTGGGAAATCAGCCCATTCGCCAACATTATGAGGAATTGATAGCTCACCAGGTGGCTTTAAATCGGGTGCTGAACCATCTCACCCAAGCGGAACAGCTTGCTGGCATTGAGCCTGAGTTTTACCGTTACCAGGAAACGTTAGTGAAAGGGGAACTGGCTCGGTTGAAGCGTGAAATCGAGCAACTGCAAGACGACTATCCTAACCTCCAGCATTTTGTAGTGGAACAATTCCGTGAGGAACTCTTGGCGATCGAAGCGACTACCTATGCCGAACTGGTTCGAGCAGGGCGTTTAAATCAGGAGCTTGCGCCACTGCTGCAAACCGTTTTGACGGACGATCGCGATCAACTGTAA
- a CDS encoding sensor histidine kinase codes for MKWSLEGKWIATGFGLVMTLMGGISFISYQNATRLAESASQVRQTHEVLETLLGILSALNESEAGRRGYILFNDRSELERYNRTVQLIDPKLSRLQALITQDKAQQQQLEALRKLIAQRLDLAQQSIRLHQKDATVRSTQTALMVASTRNRQTIQSLVDAMQQQEQQALERSVSQSQANIKLRMLLEFLGTFLTFLILSSIFALLYRQMVKRQQAEVLQQKMVQEKELSDLKLQFFSMVSHEFRTPLSSIVGSAQILDETLYPLVGKQKLKSLYRIRSAAQVMTQLLSDILTLARADAGKLECNPTLVEMQAFCLNLLDDMQPLSKLEHSMQFDIQGACTYAYVDEKLLYSILSNLLSNAIKYSPNGGTIDLTLNCEPKLLTFQVKDEGIGIPTETQKNLYEPFRRGRNVGGILGTGLGLAVVKKCLDLHHGDIAVESQVDGGTTFTVKIPQEIG; via the coding sequence ATGAAATGGTCGCTTGAAGGGAAGTGGATTGCTACAGGCTTTGGTCTCGTGATGACCCTCATGGGTGGTATTAGCTTTATCTCTTACCAGAACGCCACCCGGTTAGCCGAAAGTGCCAGTCAGGTGAGACAAACCCACGAAGTGCTGGAAACGCTACTGGGCATTCTCTCTGCGCTGAATGAGTCTGAGGCTGGGAGACGGGGCTATATTCTCTTCAATGACCGATCAGAATTGGAACGATATAACCGAACGGTACAGCTAATTGATCCTAAGTTGAGTCGCTTGCAAGCATTGATTACCCAAGATAAAGCGCAACAGCAACAACTAGAAGCACTCAGAAAGCTGATTGCTCAACGCTTAGATCTGGCACAACAGTCTATTCGACTCCATCAAAAAGATGCGACGGTGCGATCGACCCAAACAGCCTTAATGGTCGCTAGTACGCGCAACAGACAGACGATTCAAAGCCTAGTTGACGCGATGCAACAACAAGAACAACAAGCACTGGAGCGATCGGTAAGCCAATCTCAAGCCAACATTAAATTAAGGATGCTACTGGAATTTCTCGGAACCTTCCTCACCTTTCTAATTCTCTCTAGCATTTTTGCCTTGCTGTATCGACAGATGGTGAAGCGCCAACAGGCAGAGGTCTTACAGCAAAAAATGGTGCAGGAGAAGGAGTTGAGCGACCTCAAACTGCAATTTTTCTCCATGGTCTCTCACGAGTTTCGCACCCCCTTGAGTAGCATTGTAGGCTCAGCACAGATTTTGGACGAGACGCTTTACCCACTGGTTGGGAAACAGAAACTTAAGAGTCTCTATCGCATCCGGTCTGCCGCTCAGGTTATGACTCAACTCCTTTCAGACATTTTAACTCTAGCAAGAGCAGACGCAGGGAAGCTAGAGTGCAATCCAACACTGGTCGAAATGCAAGCGTTCTGTCTCAACTTGCTGGATGATATGCAGCCCTTAAGTAAATTAGAGCATTCCATGCAGTTTGACATACAGGGTGCGTGTACCTATGCCTATGTGGATGAGAAATTGTTGTACTCCATTTTGAGTAACTTGCTTTCTAATGCCATTAAGTATTCGCCAAACGGAGGCACGATTGATCTCACCCTCAATTGTGAGCCAAAACTCCTAACGTTCCAGGTAAAGGACGAAGGCATTGGCATTCCAACAGAAACCCAAAAGAATCTGTATGAACCCTTCAGGCGGGGAAGGAATGTTGGTGGCATCTTGGGTACTGGTCTGGGGCTGGCAGTCGTGAAGAAGTGCCTTGATTTACATCATGGAGATATTGCGGTTGAAAGTCAGGTCGATGGGGGAACAACATTTACTGTTAAAATCCCTCAGGAGATTGGTTGA
- a CDS encoding response regulator transcription factor encodes MRILVVEDDVQIADMLAEALTNCQYVVDVAQDGEEAWNYAQTLEYDLVLLDITLPRLNGIRLCQQLRDRHFSLPVLMLTARDTIDDKIIGLDAGADDYMVKPFNLRELLARIRALLRRGSTASTPTLSWGSLQINSSTHEVVFDEQPLHLTPKEYALLELLVSSGRRVLSKPGIIERIWSLDDPPTEETVKSHIKTLRNKLREVGAAEDFIETVYGLGYRLKQLESDNAFMH; translated from the coding sequence ATGCGAATTTTGGTTGTCGAAGATGATGTTCAAATCGCCGATATGCTGGCAGAGGCACTGACGAACTGCCAGTATGTGGTGGACGTGGCACAGGACGGGGAAGAGGCGTGGAACTATGCTCAAACCTTGGAGTACGATCTCGTTTTACTGGATATTACTTTGCCGAGGCTAAATGGGATTCGGTTATGCCAGCAGTTGCGCGATCGCCACTTTTCCTTACCTGTGCTGATGCTTACGGCGCGCGATACGATCGATGATAAAATTATCGGTCTGGATGCCGGAGCCGATGATTACATGGTCAAACCTTTCAATTTGAGAGAGTTGCTGGCTCGTATCCGAGCGCTACTACGTCGGGGCAGCACTGCCTCCACTCCTACTCTCAGTTGGGGTAGCTTGCAGATCAACTCCTCTACCCATGAAGTTGTCTTTGATGAGCAACCCCTGCATTTAACCCCCAAGGAGTATGCCCTGCTGGAACTGCTGGTATCCAGTGGTCGGCGAGTATTGAGTAAACCCGGCATTATTGAACGCATTTGGTCACTGGACGATCCACCAACGGAAGAAACCGTTAAATCTCACATCAAGACCTTACGGAACAAGCTGAGAGAGGTTGGAGCTGCTGAAGATTTCATTGAAACGGTCTATGGTTTGGGCTATCGCTTGAAGCAGTTGGAATCAGACAATGCTTTTATGCACTGA
- a CDS encoding DUF6431 domain-containing protein: MSEARHNQKRTAVICFGSQQEDYLKLVTAENRREFIEFIQRPLQTQLVLEMHNNGCCDTSCYPVHGLRERRVQGWLGQDRVIPICRVRCQSCRAVFTVLPSFLMRYRRQDTDCLGKLLEMNLGMGLSQRETATIYAWNQKPNEWRPGWIWSLVQWFGCLVPVSLLLMRLGLSPPRAFAE; encoded by the coding sequence ATGTCAGAAGCGCGCCACAACCAAAAGCGAACAGCGGTCATCTGTTTTGGTTCCCAGCAGGAAGACTATCTCAAATTGGTGACAGCAGAGAACCGGCGTGAGTTTATCGAATTTATCCAACGTCCTCTGCAAACACAACTGGTGCTTGAGATGCACAACAACGGATGCTGCGATACGAGTTGTTATCCAGTGCATGGGTTGCGAGAACGTCGAGTACAAGGGTGGTTGGGGCAAGACCGTGTGATTCCGATTTGCCGTGTGAGATGCCAAAGTTGTCGAGCCGTCTTTACGGTGCTGCCCAGTTTTCTGATGCGCTATCGCAGACAAGACACGGATTGCCTGGGAAAGTTGCTGGAAATGAATCTGGGGATGGGATTAAGCCAACGGGAGACGGCCACGATTTATGCCTGGAACCAGAAGCCGAATGAGTGGCGACCGGGGTGGATTTGGTCTCTGGTGCAATGGTTTGGGTGTTTGGTGCCAGTCTCCTTGTTGCTGATGCGACTGGGGTTATCCCCCCCCAGAGCATTTGCTGAGTGA
- a CDS encoding glycosyltransferase, whose product MDRLHSVLSAHPTTPQSPVQSTKPAYALISVHGDPATELGKEGAGGQNLYVRSLGIALAKRGCQVDLFTRREDPKQAAIVELAPGCRTIRLDAGPARFIPRTELFGYLPEFVEAWLAFVQHSGQAYELLHTNYWLSGWVGLQLKARLGLPQVHTFHSIGAVKYGATDRLALIAQTRLEVEQRCLEQADCVIATSPQEAITLRQLVSRNGQIRVIPCGTNVQHFASVSKALARKQLKLTPDTRMILYVGRFDRRKGIETLVEACAKLPYPFQLYLVGGSRSHGSDANEQARIRAIVQALGLEAVTVFTGPISQAQLPTYYAAANVCVVPSYYEPFGLVAIEAMAAGTPVIASNVGGLRHSIIHNETGVLVPPCNDEHLAAAIADVFADPERWQLLAEAGQQRVQSHFSVSAVAAQVHQLYQCVAPLSSLKSAV is encoded by the coding sequence ATGGATCGACTCCATTCAGTCCTTTCCGCCCATCCAACAACCCCACAATCGCCTGTACAATCGACTAAACCAGCGTATGCGCTAATATCCGTGCATGGCGACCCTGCCACTGAATTAGGGAAGGAAGGGGCAGGTGGGCAAAATTTATATGTGCGATCTCTAGGTATCGCACTGGCAAAACGGGGATGCCAGGTTGATCTGTTTACCCGACGGGAAGACCCAAAGCAGGCAGCCATTGTCGAGTTGGCTCCTGGATGCAGAACCATTCGCTTGGATGCAGGACCCGCCCGCTTTATTCCAAGAACTGAATTATTTGGCTACTTACCGGAGTTTGTTGAAGCCTGGTTGGCATTCGTACAGCACTCTGGTCAAGCGTATGAATTACTGCATACCAACTACTGGCTCTCTGGCTGGGTAGGGCTACAGCTTAAAGCTCGTTTAGGGTTGCCTCAGGTACATACATTCCATTCCATTGGGGCTGTGAAATATGGAGCAACTGATAGATTAGCGTTGATCGCTCAAACGCGCTTAGAGGTTGAGCAGCGATGTCTAGAGCAAGCAGATTGTGTCATTGCGACCAGTCCTCAAGAAGCCATTACGTTACGGCAGTTAGTTTCGAGAAACGGTCAGATTCGTGTGATTCCCTGTGGCACCAATGTACAACATTTTGCATCTGTATCTAAAGCCTTAGCACGTAAACAGCTAAAGCTAACACCAGACACCCGCATGATTTTGTATGTGGGACGGTTCGATCGCCGTAAAGGCATTGAAACGCTGGTCGAAGCTTGTGCCAAACTACCATATCCATTCCAACTGTATTTAGTCGGTGGCAGTCGCAGTCATGGCAGTGATGCAAACGAGCAGGCGAGAATTAGAGCTATTGTCCAAGCCCTTGGCTTGGAAGCTGTGACCGTGTTTACCGGACCCATTTCCCAGGCGCAGCTACCGACCTACTACGCGGCGGCTAATGTTTGTGTCGTGCCTAGCTATTATGAACCGTTTGGGTTGGTCGCGATCGAAGCAATGGCAGCGGGAACCCCAGTGATTGCTAGTAATGTCGGAGGCTTGCGCCATAGTATTATTCACAATGAAACTGGGGTGCTGGTTCCCCCCTGCAATGACGAACATTTAGCCGCGGCGATCGCCGATGTCTTTGCCGATCCAGAACGGTGGCAATTGCTGGCAGAAGCCGGACAACAACGAGTGCAATCTCACTTTAGTGTTTCAGCCGTTGCCGCCCAAGTCCATCAACTTTATCAGTGCGTTGCACCCCTGAGTTCCCTTAAAAGTGCTGTCTAA
- a CDS encoding glycine zipper 2TM domain-containing protein yields the protein MNEHQPTEQSKVSDESSHHALATGVGTAGGGVAGAAIGHSIAGKVGAAVGGVAGAIAGGVAGNAIAPALRSNIAGFTEELIQETKPSLSLGLGADTKEIELPAHYSWEELQALSLPQIESCSLKQRHR from the coding sequence ATGAATGAGCATCAACCTACAGAACAATCTAAAGTCTCAGATGAATCATCCCATCATGCCCTGGCAACGGGTGTAGGCACTGCGGGCGGTGGCGTGGCAGGTGCTGCCATCGGTCATTCGATTGCCGGGAAAGTGGGTGCAGCCGTTGGCGGAGTTGCAGGCGCGATCGCAGGCGGAGTTGCAGGGAATGCGATCGCGCCAGCGTTGCGGAGCAATATCGCGGGGTTTACAGAAGAACTGATTCAGGAAACGAAACCCTCCCTTAGCTTAGGATTGGGTGCCGATACCAAAGAAATTGAATTACCAGCTCACTACTCCTGGGAAGAACTGCAAGCACTGTCGCTACCTCAAATTGAATCGTGCAGTTTGAAACAACGCCACCGATGA
- a CDS encoding HhoA/HhoB/HtrA family serine endopeptidase, whose amino-acid sequence MKQFIKQPLIYLMLLIVSSTTGCAANRGISEAKEQPPSNVATQNTTATPSGYITQIVQQAGSAVVRIDSTRTVRQTPSQDPFFNRFFGQQLPLPSQQRVQRGTGSGFIVNADGRILTNAHVVANADSVAVVLKDGRRFDGQVVGTDPVTDVAVVKINANQLPTLKVGNSDNLLPGQAAIAIGNPLGLQNTVTQGIISATQRSSAEVGVPAERVDFIQTDAAINPGNSGGPLLNAQGEVIGINTAIIQGAQGLGFAIPINQAVNVAEQLVTKGRADHPYIGIQMAELNPDLRKEINQGDLGFKVNQDQGVLIVNVVSGSPAAQAGLQPGDLIERLNNQPIEKVEQVQNQVEAIGLGKASQMVVNRKGRSQTVTVRPVQLPPQKAVS is encoded by the coding sequence ATGAAACAATTTATCAAACAGCCTTTGATTTATCTAATGTTGCTAATTGTTAGTAGCACTACTGGGTGTGCTGCCAATCGCGGTATCAGTGAGGCGAAAGAGCAGCCGCCGTCGAACGTAGCTACTCAGAATACAACTGCAACTCCCTCCGGCTACATCACTCAAATTGTGCAGCAGGCAGGATCAGCGGTAGTACGGATTGACTCTACACGAACCGTCAGGCAGACCCCATCTCAAGATCCTTTCTTTAATCGGTTCTTTGGTCAACAACTGCCTCTACCGTCTCAACAGCGTGTGCAACGGGGCACTGGATCAGGCTTTATTGTGAATGCAGATGGACGCATTCTGACGAATGCCCATGTGGTTGCGAATGCTGATTCCGTTGCCGTGGTTCTGAAGGATGGTCGTCGCTTTGATGGTCAGGTTGTTGGCACTGATCCGGTTACTGATGTTGCTGTCGTCAAGATTAATGCCAATCAATTGCCCACTCTCAAAGTGGGGAATTCAGACAACCTGTTACCAGGACAGGCTGCGATCGCGATCGGGAATCCCCTGGGTCTTCAAAACACAGTAACTCAAGGCATTATCAGCGCGACTCAGCGTTCTAGTGCTGAGGTAGGCGTGCCTGCCGAACGGGTTGATTTTATTCAAACTGATGCAGCGATTAATCCAGGCAACTCTGGCGGACCCTTACTCAATGCTCAGGGTGAAGTCATTGGCATCAATACTGCCATTATTCAAGGGGCACAGGGCCTCGGCTTTGCCATTCCCATTAATCAAGCGGTGAATGTTGCAGAACAATTGGTCACAAAAGGGCGAGCCGATCATCCCTATATCGGCATTCAGATGGCAGAACTCAACCCTGATCTGAGAAAAGAAATTAATCAAGGAGACTTGGGTTTCAAGGTCAATCAGGATCAAGGCGTGTTGATTGTTAACGTTGTGTCTGGCTCTCCAGCAGCACAAGCGGGCTTGCAGCCGGGCGATTTGATTGAGCGACTGAATAACCAACCCATTGAGAAAGTCGAACAGGTACAAAACCAGGTGGAAGCCATTGGTTTAGGCAAGGCATCACAAATGGTCGTCAACCGCAAGGGGCGCAGCCAGACGGTTACAGTGCGTCCAGTGCAATTGCCTCCGCAAAAAGCTGTTTCTTAA
- a CDS encoding mechanosensitive ion channel family protein, with amino-acid sequence MKRLLTKRTHRQRIRLIPWFARIGLGMGTIALILILTAALPANSQAPDLPGFKLLQTDPTLWSVQNDSLSTAQVRLDGYPLFTIAAPMTVSKPVNKTSPSPTPLTQRVLGIEQTLEQIANSDFNPDQLTVESAIDQKAALPVISVNGQYLMTVTTLDAQLRGTDPETWATELREMIKNALLRAKQERQPAFLVRQGITGGIILLSVGLASAAIAYMQRKLRQQQAQLAAASQQKEQTALGLVEAEDASHIPTVSQLQQQQQRTVNNLKQRVLRLIQVGLWGGSIFILLGLFPYTRSLQVVVLSAPLKLVGIGLGVYVLIRLSDAAIDRLFNAVQTGYVQSLQASQRLALRISTVSRVLKSATAILIVGVGTLAGLAVIGVDLLPLLAGAGIVGLAISFASQNVIKDVINGFLVLLEDQYAVGDVIVVEAVGGFVENMNLRITQLRNDEGRLITIPNGEIRVVQNLSKDWSRVDLTIEVAFSTDPDQALAMLQTLGNEIYSDLHWRTKMLEQPEVLGIDRIDHKGLLIRMWIKTKPLQQWAVAREFRRRLNQTMFAKGVEIGIPQQEFHLGGALNGNL; translated from the coding sequence ATGAAAAGGCTGCTGACAAAACGTACCCACAGGCAACGGATACGGTTAATACCCTGGTTTGCCAGGATTGGTCTTGGCATGGGAACGATCGCGCTCATACTCATACTAACCGCTGCTCTGCCTGCTAATAGCCAAGCGCCAGATTTACCAGGATTCAAACTGTTGCAAACTGATCCAACTTTATGGTCAGTGCAGAATGATAGTCTGAGTACGGCTCAAGTCCGATTGGATGGCTATCCACTCTTTACGATCGCCGCTCCGATGACAGTCAGTAAACCTGTCAACAAAACAAGTCCGAGTCCTACCCCTCTGACTCAACGGGTGCTTGGTATTGAGCAAACCCTGGAGCAAATTGCCAACAGCGACTTTAATCCTGACCAACTAACTGTAGAGTCTGCCATTGATCAAAAAGCCGCTTTACCCGTGATTTCGGTGAATGGTCAGTACTTGATGACTGTAACCACTTTGGATGCTCAACTTCGTGGTACCGATCCAGAAACCTGGGCAACTGAACTGCGTGAGATGATCAAAAACGCCTTGCTACGAGCCAAACAAGAACGGCAACCTGCTTTTCTGGTGCGCCAAGGGATTACTGGTGGCATCATCTTGTTGTCTGTAGGGTTGGCGAGTGCCGCGATCGCCTACATGCAGCGAAAACTGCGTCAACAGCAAGCACAGCTAGCAGCAGCAAGCCAGCAGAAAGAGCAGACTGCGTTGGGGTTAGTGGAGGCTGAGGATGCATCGCACATACCAACCGTCTCCCAACTGCAACAACAACAGCAACGTACCGTCAACAATCTGAAGCAAAGGGTCTTGCGGCTCATCCAGGTTGGGCTTTGGGGTGGTAGCATTTTTATCCTTTTAGGCTTATTTCCTTACACACGTTCGCTGCAAGTGGTGGTACTGTCGGCTCCCCTCAAACTAGTTGGCATTGGTTTGGGCGTTTATGTTTTGATCCGGCTTAGTGATGCGGCAATTGATCGCTTGTTTAATGCTGTGCAAACGGGGTACGTCCAATCGCTGCAAGCATCCCAACGGCTGGCACTGCGAATCTCAACCGTTTCACGAGTACTCAAAAGTGCAACGGCAATCCTGATTGTAGGGGTTGGAACCCTAGCGGGATTAGCTGTGATTGGTGTCGATCTCCTGCCCTTGCTGGCGGGGGCAGGCATTGTGGGTTTAGCAATTTCCTTTGCCTCCCAGAATGTGATCAAGGATGTGATTAATGGCTTTTTGGTCTTACTGGAAGATCAGTATGCGGTGGGCGATGTGATTGTGGTAGAAGCGGTCGGTGGGTTTGTTGAAAATATGAACCTTCGGATTACCCAGCTACGCAACGATGAGGGACGGTTGATCACCATTCCCAATGGTGAAATTAGGGTGGTTCAAAACCTGTCAAAAGATTGGTCACGGGTAGATTTAACCATTGAAGTAGCCTTTAGCACTGATCCAGATCAGGCATTAGCAATGCTGCAAACGTTGGGAAATGAAATTTACAGCGATCTCCATTGGCGAACTAAAATGCTGGAACAGCCTGAAGTGCTGGGCATCGATCGCATTGACCATAAGGGCTTGCTCATTCGGATGTGGATCAAAACTAAACCATTACAACAATGGGCTGTTGCACGAGAGTTTCGCCGTCGCCTCAACCAAACCATGTTTGCAAAAGGAGTGGAGATCGGCATTCCCCAACAAGAATTCCATTTGGGTGGCGCTCTGAACGGTAATTTGTGA